The Noviherbaspirillum saxi genome includes a window with the following:
- a CDS encoding carboxymuconolactone decarboxylase family protein, translating to MAKPELHNCMPGPERMPALTMEAMDDAQRAAAQELIAGPRGAVFGPFIPLMRSPELLNRLQKVGEYLRFGSALDKRISEFAMLVVSRQWTQQFEWCMHYPLALQAGVQQEVLDALAQGRRPQGMAPDEELAYEICDELARMHGVSDGTYARAVATFGERGVVDLLGLVGYFTTVSMIMNVARTPPMQDAKAAPLASFPL from the coding sequence ATGGCGAAACCGGAACTTCACAATTGCATGCCCGGCCCGGAGCGCATGCCAGCCTTGACGATGGAAGCGATGGACGATGCGCAACGCGCAGCGGCGCAGGAACTGATCGCCGGTCCGCGCGGTGCGGTGTTTGGTCCCTTCATTCCGCTGATGCGCAGTCCCGAGCTGCTGAACCGTCTGCAGAAAGTCGGAGAGTACCTGCGCTTCGGCAGCGCGCTGGACAAACGCATCAGCGAGTTCGCGATGCTGGTCGTGTCACGCCAGTGGACCCAGCAATTCGAATGGTGCATGCATTACCCGCTGGCGCTGCAGGCAGGCGTGCAGCAGGAAGTGCTCGATGCGCTGGCGCAGGGACGCCGGCCGCAAGGGATGGCGCCGGATGAAGAACTCGCATACGAAATATGCGATGAACTGGCGCGCATGCATGGCGTGTCGGACGGTACCTATGCGCGTGCGGTCGCTACTTTCGGCGAGCGTGGCGTGGTCGACCTGCTTGGCCTGGTTGGCTACTTCACGACCGTGTCGATGATCATGAATGTTGCCCGCACGCCGCCGATGCAGGATGCTAAGGCAGCGCCGCTTGCTTCCTTTCCGCTTTGA
- a CDS encoding LysR family transcriptional regulator, translating into MRNIDLESLHIFKTVVDFGGITKAASQLNRVQSNITTRVKNLEDRLGVKLFQRQGGKLVLSSEGKVLLAYAERLLRLSSEAETAIRSGTPRGVLRIGTMESTAAARLPPLLSRYHQQYPDVQIELVTGTSGALVDKVRRFEVEAAFVAEPFAATDLEMIDAFEEELVLITPKNSPSIKTPKDLQKRTLIAFSTGCSYRRILEDWLGMSSVVPDRVLELASYHAIVACVAAGSGIAIVPRSVLGAVRAEAEVEAFALPKKVACAKTKLVWRSGHHSVALDALRGELPPKKH; encoded by the coding sequence ATGAGAAACATTGACCTTGAGTCGCTGCATATTTTCAAGACGGTCGTCGATTTTGGCGGGATCACCAAGGCGGCCAGCCAGCTTAACCGCGTGCAATCCAACATCACTACCCGGGTCAAGAATCTGGAAGACCGTCTGGGCGTCAAACTGTTTCAACGCCAGGGCGGCAAACTGGTGCTGTCGTCCGAAGGCAAGGTGCTGCTCGCCTATGCGGAACGCCTGCTGCGCCTGTCGTCCGAAGCCGAGACCGCGATCCGCAGCGGCACCCCGCGCGGGGTATTGCGCATCGGCACCATGGAAAGCACGGCCGCAGCACGCCTGCCGCCGCTGTTGTCGCGTTATCACCAGCAATATCCCGATGTGCAGATCGAACTGGTGACGGGCACTTCAGGCGCGCTGGTCGACAAGGTACGCCGTTTTGAAGTGGAAGCGGCCTTTGTCGCCGAACCCTTCGCCGCAACGGACCTGGAAATGATCGATGCTTTCGAGGAAGAACTGGTGTTGATCACGCCAAAGAATTCGCCCTCGATCAAGACACCGAAGGATTTGCAAAAACGTACGCTGATCGCGTTTTCCACCGGATGCTCGTACCGGCGCATTCTGGAAGACTGGCTGGGCATGTCATCCGTTGTCCCCGATCGCGTGCTGGAACTGGCGTCCTATCACGCCATCGTCGCCTGTGTTGCGGCCGGCTCGGGGATTGCCATTGTCCCGCGTTCGGTACTGGGCGCGGTGCGCGCGGAAGCGGAAGTCGAGGCGTTCGCCTTGCCGAAAAAAGTCGCCTGCGCAAAGACGAAGCTGGTGTGGCGCAGCGGGCATCATTCGGTTGCGCTCGATGCCTTGCGCGGGGAATTGCCGCCGAAGAAGCATTGA
- a CDS encoding YbfB/YjiJ family MFS transporter — protein MSNKISVSGCAATAAPTGVAKAFAGLAALAVAMGIGRFAFTPVLPMMLQDGSLSIASGGLLASANYLGYLLGALSAMWIRVPPEKAIRAGLTAIGLTTVAMALPLPYAGWLLLRLAAGIASAWVLISVSAWCMETLAKYRRPFLNSLVFAGVGTGIASAGLLCIALIQGGAAASHAWMTLGVVSVGVTALIWRFFRRQTPVVPAQQAHGTPSGRYSWNAQALRLVACYGIFGFGYIIPATFLPVMAKNALQGSVAFGWSWPVFGLAAALSTLTVAALVARIGNRRLWMISHFIMAAGILLPVISSGIAAIFAAALCVGGTFMVITLAALQEAKRVAGRDATVLLAAMTSAFATGQIVGPLTVSAGTSGAGNFSVGLIIAAVLIAGSAFLLAMRDKPQQS, from the coding sequence ATGTCGAACAAGATCTCTGTTTCCGGCTGTGCCGCCACCGCTGCTCCGACCGGTGTGGCCAAGGCCTTCGCCGGTCTTGCCGCACTGGCCGTCGCGATGGGCATAGGGCGTTTCGCCTTCACGCCGGTACTGCCGATGATGCTGCAGGACGGCAGTCTTTCCATCGCGTCCGGCGGCTTGCTGGCATCGGCGAACTATCTCGGTTATCTGCTTGGCGCACTCAGCGCGATGTGGATACGTGTGCCGCCCGAAAAAGCAATCCGTGCCGGCCTGACTGCCATTGGCCTCACGACCGTAGCGATGGCCTTGCCTCTGCCGTATGCGGGCTGGCTGCTGTTGCGGCTGGCGGCGGGCATCGCGAGTGCGTGGGTGCTGATTTCAGTGTCCGCTTGGTGCATGGAAACCCTGGCGAAATACCGGCGGCCGTTTCTCAATAGTCTGGTGTTCGCGGGCGTGGGCACCGGCATCGCCAGCGCCGGTTTGCTGTGCATCGCGCTGATACAAGGCGGCGCTGCGGCGTCTCATGCCTGGATGACGCTCGGCGTCGTCTCGGTCGGCGTCACTGCGCTGATCTGGCGCTTTTTCCGTCGACAGACACCGGTGGTGCCGGCTCAGCAGGCCCATGGCACACCATCGGGCCGATATTCCTGGAACGCGCAAGCACTGCGGTTGGTGGCCTGCTACGGGATTTTCGGCTTCGGCTACATCATTCCGGCGACCTTCCTGCCGGTCATGGCAAAGAATGCGCTGCAGGGATCGGTGGCCTTCGGTTGGTCGTGGCCGGTGTTCGGCCTTGCCGCCGCCTTGTCGACGCTGACGGTGGCAGCGCTGGTCGCGCGCATCGGCAATCGCCGGCTGTGGATGATCAGTCACTTCATCATGGCGGCCGGTATCCTGCTGCCGGTGATTTCTTCCGGCATTGCGGCAATCTTCGCGGCGGCATTGTGCGTGGGCGGCACCTTCATGGTCATTACGCTGGCTGCCTTGCAGGAAGCCAAACGCGTGGCCGGACGCGATGCCACGGTGCTGCTGGCCGCGATGACCTCGGCGTTTGCGACCGGCCAGATCGTCGGCCCATTGACGGTCAGCGCCGGCACTTCAGGCGCCGGCAATTTTTCGGTCGGACTGATAATCGCGGCGGTACTCATTGCCGGCAGCGCCTTTCTGCTGGCGATGCGCGACAAACCGCAGCAATCCTGA
- a CDS encoding transporter substrate-binding domain-containing protein has translation MKKIQHIAAGVLATAMFGLSASCAVAGETLNTVLKTKELKVATNSDYAPQAFMNKNNQLDGFDVDVAKEIATRLGAKASFVTPGWEIMTAGRWSGRWHMVVGSVTPTKKRAEVLDFPAVYYFTPAVFAVHKESKAQKVSDLNDKTIGVVSASTFQGYVDRKLVIDAVDTPKFEYQVTTKKVRGYGDANELVDLAMGDGVRLDAVLQSLPTIKAAIDKGMPLKMLDKPVFYEPLAIATDKGDKEFNDKVAEIVAAMKKDGTLKKLSEKWYGIDYTTAQ, from the coding sequence ATGAAAAAAATTCAACACATTGCAGCAGGTGTACTGGCAACCGCCATGTTCGGACTGAGCGCTTCCTGCGCCGTCGCGGGAGAGACACTGAACACGGTGCTCAAGACCAAGGAACTCAAGGTCGCGACCAATTCCGACTATGCGCCGCAGGCATTCATGAACAAAAACAACCAGCTCGACGGCTTCGACGTCGACGTTGCCAAGGAAATCGCCACGCGTCTTGGCGCCAAGGCCAGCTTCGTCACGCCGGGCTGGGAAATCATGACCGCCGGCCGCTGGTCTGGCCGCTGGCACATGGTGGTCGGCTCGGTCACGCCAACCAAGAAGCGCGCCGAAGTGCTCGACTTCCCGGCCGTGTATTACTTCACCCCGGCGGTGTTCGCGGTGCACAAGGAGTCGAAGGCGCAGAAAGTATCGGATCTGAACGACAAGACCATCGGCGTGGTGTCGGCATCCACCTTCCAGGGCTATGTCGACCGCAAGCTGGTGATCGATGCAGTCGACACACCGAAGTTCGAATATCAGGTGACGACCAAGAAAGTGCGCGGCTATGGCGACGCCAACGAGCTGGTCGATCTGGCAATGGGTGACGGCGTGCGCCTCGACGCCGTGCTGCAGTCGCTGCCGACGATCAAGGCCGCGATCGACAAGGGCATGCCGCTGAAGATGCTCGACAAGCCGGTGTTCTATGAGCCACTCGCAATCGCCACCGACAAGGGCGACAAGGAATTCAATGACAAGGTCGCCGAAATCGTCGCCGCGATGAAAAAAGACGGCACGCTGAAGAAGCTGTCGGAAAAGTGGTACGGCATCGACTACACGACAGCGCAATAA
- a CDS encoding ExeA family protein: protein MYTEFFRLHQAPFSISPDPRYLFMSERHREALAHLLYGVDSGGGLVLLTGDIGTGKTTICRCFLEQVPANCNVAYIFNPKLSVNELLQAICDEFHITLPDGRQTAPSIKEYIDALNAYLLAAHANVRNNVLIIDEAQNLSPDVLEQLRLLTNLETNERKLLQIILIGQPELREMLSRPELEQLAQRVIAHYHLTALSEQETASYIQHRLATAGLNSASPFQPSLTKQIHRLTKGVPRRINLLCDRAMLGAYARNTHAIDRNMIETAGAELFINQSRQGTGTGPRPRPRPRRRAMTAGLLAGAALAAGIGYLLYDPTIVRTLAASPVSMATPEAPPAVAAPAPAAPAATPSAARPGSDDTPLASAPALLSEQDGSALAGLGNENTAIAQLAALWGLPPAGGNPCEAVRQSDVRCYWGSGGFGEIRTLDRPVAIKLQDQKKRIAHLLLTRISDTEATLRAGELSQDVSLAVLARYFHGEFVTLWHTPPGFSGAVKPGDSGPHVDWLAQQLSKLNGIEAPAAGEKYGPHMVRQVGLFQQAHGLHVDGILGPVTAMHINRAAGVEEPRLRDRR from the coding sequence ATGTACACAGAATTTTTCCGCCTGCACCAGGCCCCCTTTTCCATCTCTCCCGATCCGCGCTACCTGTTCATGAGCGAGCGCCACCGGGAAGCCTTGGCGCACCTGCTGTATGGCGTGGACAGCGGTGGCGGACTGGTGCTGCTGACCGGCGATATCGGCACCGGCAAGACCACGATCTGCCGCTGCTTCCTGGAGCAGGTGCCGGCCAACTGCAATGTCGCCTACATCTTCAATCCCAAGCTCAGCGTCAACGAGCTGCTGCAGGCGATCTGCGACGAGTTCCATATCACCTTGCCGGATGGACGGCAAACGGCGCCCAGCATCAAGGAATACATCGATGCGCTGAACGCTTACCTGCTGGCCGCGCATGCGAACGTCCGTAACAACGTGCTGATCATCGACGAGGCGCAGAACCTTTCGCCCGATGTGCTGGAACAATTGCGCCTGCTGACCAATCTGGAAACCAACGAGCGCAAGCTGCTGCAGATCATTCTGATCGGCCAGCCGGAGCTGCGCGAGATGTTGTCGCGACCCGAACTCGAACAACTGGCGCAACGCGTGATCGCCCACTACCACTTGACGGCGCTGTCGGAACAGGAGACCGCAAGCTATATCCAGCATCGTCTGGCGACTGCCGGCCTGAATTCGGCTTCGCCCTTCCAGCCATCGCTGACAAAACAGATTCACCGGCTCACCAAAGGCGTGCCGCGTCGCATCAACCTGCTGTGCGACCGCGCGATGCTAGGCGCGTATGCGCGCAATACACATGCGATCGACCGCAACATGATTGAAACCGCCGGTGCGGAACTGTTCATTAACCAGAGCAGGCAAGGCACAGGTACCGGGCCGCGGCCACGGCCACGGCCACGGCGGCGGGCGATGACAGCCGGCTTGCTGGCAGGCGCCGCATTGGCGGCCGGCATAGGCTATCTGCTATATGACCCGACGATCGTGCGAACGCTTGCCGCGTCACCCGTTTCCATGGCAACGCCGGAAGCCCCGCCTGCCGTTGCCGCACCCGCGCCTGCCGCACCCGCCGCCACGCCATCTGCTGCCCGGCCCGGCAGCGATGACACGCCATTGGCCAGCGCGCCGGCATTATTGTCCGAACAGGACGGCAGCGCGCTGGCCGGCCTGGGCAATGAAAACACGGCGATCGCACAACTTGCCGCACTATGGGGTCTGCCGCCGGCCGGCGGCAATCCCTGCGAAGCGGTCAGGCAATCCGATGTGCGCTGTTACTGGGGCAGCGGCGGCTTTGGCGAGATTCGCACCCTGGACCGCCCGGTTGCGATCAAGCTGCAAGACCAGAAGAAACGTATCGCGCATCTATTGCTGACACGGATAAGCGATACCGAAGCGACACTGCGCGCGGGCGAGTTGAGCCAGGACGTGAGCCTGGCCGTGCTGGCTCGGTACTTCCATGGCGAGTTCGTTACCTTGTGGCATACGCCGCCCGGATTCAGCGGCGCGGTCAAGCCCGGCGATTCCGGACCCCATGTCGACTGGCTGGCGCAGCAACTGTCGAAGCTGAACGGTATCGAAGCCCCGGCCGCCGGGGAAAAATACGGGCCGCATATGGTCAGGCAGGTAGGCCTGTTCCAGCAGGCGCATGGCTTGCATGTCGATGGCATCCTGGGGCCGGTGACCGCAATGCATATCAATCGCGCTGCAGGGGTGGAAGAGCCCCGCCTGCGCGACCGCAGATAA
- a CDS encoding LysR substrate-binding domain-containing protein codes for MLRGQFIPTIIELRTFEAVARLRSISAAAAELACSQPTVTYRIRELEQRWSVELFTRTTRTLEWTETTHHFYARVRALLTEIENISSEIQNVALNQLSVSVSPSFAATWLVARLSLFGETHPEIDLRLSATNRFVDLARETVDLAVRLTPHRARLDDDLGAATLLKDERLVLVCSPAYAQRWKCGADIRELTQATLLWHEDTDHWQRFFRHYLGDTAPRTGPCFNNGDLVIRSAIGNQGVGIMRELLAVDALRQGQLVRPFSHTLPCEDSYLVLFQKRMASSRKIIDFVKWIQDEAAESIVWVRLASASPSNRDDSDSPCS; via the coding sequence ATGCTCCGCGGCCAGTTCATCCCGACCATTATCGAGTTGCGAACCTTCGAGGCCGTTGCGCGGTTGCGCTCGATTTCGGCCGCTGCGGCCGAGCTTGCCTGCTCGCAGCCGACCGTCACCTACCGCATTCGCGAACTGGAGCAGCGCTGGTCGGTCGAGTTGTTTACGCGCACCACCAGGACGCTCGAATGGACGGAAACCACCCATCACTTCTATGCACGCGTGCGCGCGCTGCTCACAGAGATCGAAAACATTTCGTCCGAAATCCAGAATGTGGCGTTGAACCAGTTGAGCGTCAGCGTCTCGCCATCGTTTGCGGCGACCTGGCTGGTTGCACGTCTGTCATTGTTTGGGGAGACGCATCCGGAGATTGATCTGCGACTGTCGGCGACCAACCGCTTCGTCGACCTCGCGCGCGAAACGGTCGATCTCGCAGTGCGCCTGACGCCGCATCGGGCGCGGCTCGACGACGATCTGGGCGCGGCAACCTTGCTCAAGGATGAACGGCTGGTGCTGGTGTGCAGCCCTGCCTATGCACAGCGCTGGAAATGCGGCGCCGACATCCGCGAACTGACACAGGCGACGCTGCTTTGGCATGAAGACACCGACCACTGGCAGCGCTTTTTCCGTCACTATCTTGGCGATACCGCGCCGCGGACCGGGCCGTGCTTTAACAATGGCGACCTGGTGATCAGGAGCGCGATCGGCAATCAGGGCGTCGGCATCATGCGCGAACTGCTGGCGGTCGATGCATTGCGGCAGGGCCAGCTGGTGCGGCCGTTTTCGCACACGCTGCCATGCGAGGATTCTTACCTGGTGCTGTTTCAGAAACGGATGGCAAGCAGCCGAAAGATCATCGACTTCGTCAAATGGATACAGGATGAGGCGGCCGAGTCGATCGTGTGGGTGCGGCTCGCCTCGGCCTCGCCTAGTAACCGCGACGATAGCGATAGCCCTTGTAGTTAA
- a CDS encoding amino acid ABC transporter permease, giving the protein MQIIRHDGGLRQPSVVAAFALTLLIAVLVPLERTALGTALQWTDWPRLAAALLVASAAALYLFVLLRLPTRRQMQLVWLSLLILFLAFFYSFQLNAGFIIEKLPFLISDGMVTTLYISAMAIAIAFVLAIVGALAKLSGNGIAMGVAAFYTSYFRGIPLLMQLFLIYVGLPQIGFVIDPIPAGVIALSTCYGAYMTEIFRAGIESIPRGQWEAAEALGLSRAMTLRKVIMPQAMRVIIPPTSNQFIAMLKDSSLVSVVGVWDLMFVARAQGRADFRVLEMLITASLIYWALSIVLELAQTRIERHFAASDRSR; this is encoded by the coding sequence GTGCAGATCATCCGTCATGACGGCGGACTGCGGCAGCCGAGCGTGGTTGCCGCATTCGCCCTTACCCTGCTGATCGCGGTGCTGGTGCCGCTTGAGCGAACCGCGCTGGGCACCGCATTGCAGTGGACCGACTGGCCGCGACTGGCAGCGGCGCTGCTGGTCGCCAGCGCCGCTGCACTTTATCTGTTTGTGCTGCTGCGCCTGCCGACGCGGCGGCAGATGCAGCTGGTGTGGCTTTCGCTATTGATCCTGTTCCTTGCGTTCTTTTATTCGTTCCAGCTAAACGCCGGTTTCATTATCGAAAAGCTGCCATTCCTGATCAGCGATGGCATGGTGACGACGCTGTATATTTCGGCCATGGCGATTGCGATCGCGTTCGTGCTGGCCATTGTCGGGGCACTTGCAAAGCTGTCGGGTAACGGCATCGCAATGGGAGTTGCCGCGTTTTACACCTCATACTTCCGCGGCATTCCGCTGCTGATGCAGCTGTTCCTGATCTATGTGGGCTTGCCGCAGATCGGCTTCGTGATCGATCCGATTCCGGCCGGCGTGATCGCGCTGTCGACCTGCTACGGCGCGTACATGACCGAGATTTTCCGTGCCGGCATCGAAAGCATTCCGCGCGGCCAATGGGAAGCGGCGGAAGCGCTGGGACTTTCCCGCGCAATGACCTTACGCAAGGTCATCATGCCGCAGGCAATGCGCGTGATCATTCCGCCGACCAGCAACCAGTTCATCGCGATGCTGAAGGATTCGTCACTGGTGTCGGTGGTCGGCGTATGGGACCTGATGTTCGTCGCCCGTGCGCAAGGCAGGGCGGATTTCCGCGTGCTCGAAATGCTGATCACCGCGTCGCTGATCTACTGGGCGCTGTCGATCGTGCTTGAACTCGCGCAAACCCGTATCGAACGACATTTCGCCGCATCGGATCGCAGCAGATAA
- a CDS encoding general secretion pathway protein GspB: MSYILEALKKAESERNGSAHRTAPLPPLAAASHNHPAWRRALPWAAVAALTVSLAGAAWLTVNRNDAGKATVKPAPVQPGPSPAPETVPPIAAVPAPPVAAEPEQPKEKPAPKKPAEKKRAVAAEEPKAAKAPEPAIGTLQDLPDTIRREIPPLTVGGYIYSGNKADRSVLINKRLLREGDEAAPGLVLEKMTPSGMVLNYKGYRYRRGY, translated from the coding sequence ATGTCCTATATCCTCGAAGCATTGAAAAAAGCGGAATCCGAACGCAATGGCTCCGCGCACCGCACCGCTCCGCTACCGCCGCTCGCCGCGGCTTCGCACAATCACCCTGCCTGGCGCCGCGCCCTGCCCTGGGCTGCGGTTGCCGCGCTGACCGTCTCGCTGGCGGGTGCCGCATGGCTCACGGTAAACCGCAATGACGCCGGCAAGGCCACCGTCAAGCCTGCGCCGGTACAGCCAGGCCCGAGTCCTGCGCCGGAAACAGTTCCCCCGATCGCTGCAGTCCCCGCCCCCCCTGTGGCCGCGGAGCCGGAACAACCAAAAGAAAAACCGGCACCGAAAAAGCCCGCCGAGAAAAAACGCGCCGTCGCCGCGGAAGAACCGAAGGCGGCCAAGGCACCCGAGCCAGCAATCGGCACCTTGCAAGATCTGCCGGACACCATACGACGCGAAATCCCGCCACTGACCGTCGGCGGCTACATTTACTCCGGCAACAAGGCGGACCGTTCGGTGCTGATCAACAAGCGGCTCCTGCGCGAGGGCGACGAAGCCGCTCCCGGTCTCGTGCTCGAAAAGATGACGCCGTCCGGAATGGTCCTTAACTACAAGGGCTATCGCTATCGTCGCGGTTACTAG
- a CDS encoding DUF4214 domain-containing protein, whose amino-acid sequence MALNSTQLELIKLYMASFNRAPEKGGFDYWSGQLAAGKTFAQVVDIVFNLGIVKAIYPDAMPNDAFLTLIYINIFNKLPDDEGLAYWTSQLSGGRSRSSLVLDMINAGLNTPDGTAGKTFIVNRYGVAQHAVEQQLAKGKEISIDTLKVIMGSVSDTSASVAAAKESIDNDNSGGLRAPTAPLTVPAGANGISPAEKTAGVSVVADLAGTNAVAGNIVELLINGVPFATPLNKTLAAADITAGKTTFTIPSAASWGGDGEKLITMRLKDAAGHVGPAGGGVTVVLDTTAPTAPTTALVVAAAANSISAAEKASGVDVVVALAGTNAAAGDTVEILIGALAFSVPATKVLTAADITANSATVTIPAGANWGNDGNKVLTARVKDAAGNIGAGGGSLTVVLDSTGPAGPAITIAAATNGISAAEEAAGVAVVAALGSSNAVAGDVLEILIGGASFSTPVTYTLTAADITAKAATVTIGNSAGWGSDGTKLISAKIRDAAGNLGTEGKSVSVVLDTVTPGAPGGALTSAAAAGGINAAEKTAGVAFSVDLTGGSAVVGDIVELMIDGAAFATPVVRMLTSGDVAGHSAVLTVGGTATWGADGSRVLTVRIKDAAGNASPAGGSLTVTLDTSVPTAPANALAVAVASNGISIAERNAGVDVVVDLTGSGAAVGDSVAILLGGTAFGTPVTATLNASHLTANNVTITIPGAAVWGATGDKTLTARVTDAAGNVGTAGGSLTVALDATAPGAPTSAITMAAATNGVNATERTAGVAAVVNLTGTSAAAGDTVELLLGGSPFATPVTQVLNAAHVSATNVSIAIPAGANWGSDGSKTLTARVIDVSGNVGSASTGLTLNLDTVAPAAGTPAITYTDSGTAGISAGDTFALLFNEATDGAIALGGLTLTNSHNFGSSATADWNGAKTILTVTLGGTGISIASGDVIGIVGVADTAGNTANINFTVA is encoded by the coding sequence ATGGCACTGAACAGCACGCAGCTGGAACTTATCAAACTGTACATGGCCAGCTTCAACCGCGCGCCTGAAAAGGGCGGGTTCGATTACTGGAGCGGCCAGCTCGCGGCGGGCAAGACTTTCGCGCAAGTCGTCGACATCGTCTTCAATCTCGGCATCGTCAAGGCCATCTATCCGGATGCAATGCCCAACGATGCCTTCCTGACGCTTATCTACATCAACATCTTCAACAAGCTGCCCGACGACGAAGGCCTGGCGTACTGGACGAGCCAGCTCAGCGGCGGGCGCAGCCGCAGTTCGCTGGTGCTGGACATGATCAATGCCGGCCTGAATACGCCGGACGGTACCGCCGGCAAGACCTTCATCGTCAACCGGTATGGGGTCGCGCAGCATGCGGTCGAACAGCAGCTGGCCAAAGGCAAGGAAATCAGCATCGACACGCTCAAGGTCATCATGGGCAGCGTGTCCGATACTTCGGCCAGTGTCGCGGCGGCGAAAGAGTCCATCGACAACGACAATTCCGGCGGTTTGCGCGCGCCGACCGCGCCGCTGACCGTACCGGCAGGTGCAAACGGCATCAGCCCGGCGGAAAAGACAGCGGGCGTATCCGTGGTCGCCGATCTCGCCGGCACCAATGCGGTCGCCGGCAATATCGTCGAGTTGCTGATCAACGGCGTGCCGTTTGCCACCCCGCTCAACAAGACATTGGCGGCAGCCGACATCACGGCAGGTAAAACGACGTTCACCATTCCTTCGGCGGCGAGCTGGGGCGGCGATGGCGAGAAACTGATCACGATGCGCCTGAAGGATGCGGCCGGCCATGTCGGACCGGCTGGCGGCGGCGTGACGGTGGTGCTGGATACCACGGCTCCCACGGCCCCCACCACCGCACTGGTAGTGGCTGCAGCCGCGAACAGCATCAGCGCAGCGGAAAAGGCATCCGGCGTCGATGTCGTGGTTGCACTGGCCGGCACCAATGCGGCGGCCGGCGACACCGTTGAAATTCTGATCGGCGCGCTGGCTTTCTCTGTTCCAGCGACCAAGGTGCTGACGGCGGCTGATATTACCGCCAATAGTGCGACCGTCACCATCCCGGCCGGCGCGAACTGGGGTAACGACGGCAACAAGGTGCTGACCGCGCGAGTCAAGGATGCGGCCGGCAATATCGGTGCAGGAGGCGGCAGCCTGACGGTGGTGCTGGATTCCACCGGACCGGCCGGTCCGGCCATCACCATTGCGGCCGCGACGAATGGCATCAGCGCCGCCGAAGAAGCCGCCGGTGTCGCCGTCGTCGCAGCACTCGGCAGCAGCAATGCGGTTGCCGGCGATGTGCTCGAAATTTTGATTGGCGGCGCATCGTTTTCGACGCCGGTCACCTATACGCTGACCGCCGCCGACATTACCGCCAAGGCGGCAACCGTCACCATTGGCAATAGCGCCGGCTGGGGCAGCGACGGCACCAAGCTCATCAGCGCAAAGATCAGGGATGCCGCCGGCAACCTGGGTACCGAAGGCAAGAGCGTCTCCGTCGTGCTCGATACGGTGACACCTGGCGCACCTGGCGGCGCCCTTACTTCCGCAGCCGCCGCGGGCGGGATCAATGCCGCGGAAAAAACAGCGGGCGTGGCGTTCAGCGTCGACTTGACCGGCGGCTCGGCCGTGGTCGGCGATATCGTCGAACTGATGATCGATGGCGCCGCATTCGCCACGCCGGTAGTCCGTATGCTCACGAGCGGCGATGTAGCCGGTCACAGCGCCGTACTGACCGTCGGCGGCACCGCCACCTGGGGAGCGGACGGCAGCAGGGTGCTCACGGTCCGGATCAAGGACGCGGCCGGCAACGCCAGCCCGGCGGGCGGCAGCCTGACTGTAACGCTCGACACGTCGGTGCCGACCGCGCCCGCCAATGCACTGGCAGTCGCCGTCGCCAGCAATGGAATCAGCATCGCGGAAAGAAATGCCGGGGTCGATGTCGTGGTCGATCTCACCGGCAGCGGAGCGGCCGTCGGAGACAGTGTCGCGATACTGCTGGGCGGCACGGCGTTCGGCACGCCGGTGACCGCGACCTTGAATGCATCCCATCTCACCGCCAATAACGTGACCATTACCATTCCTGGCGCAGCCGTATGGGGTGCGACCGGCGACAAGACATTGACCGCGCGCGTCACCGATGCCGCCGGCAATGTCGGCACAGCCGGCGGCAGTCTCACGGTCGCGCTCGATGCAACAGCGCCCGGCGCGCCGACGTCGGCTATCACGATGGCAGCCGCGACCAATGGCGTCAATGCGACCGAGCGCACGGCAGGTGTGGCCGCCGTAGTCAACCTTACCGGTACCAGCGCCGCCGCAGGCGACACCGTCGAATTGCTGCTGGGCGGCTCGCCGTTTGCGACGCCGGTCACTCAGGTATTGAATGCTGCTCACGTCTCGGCAACCAATGTGTCGATTGCCATACCCGCGGGCGCCAACTGGGGAAGCGACGGCAGCAAGACGCTCACGGCGCGCGTGATCGATGTCTCGGGCAATGTCGGTAGCGCCAGCACCGGGTTGACGTTGAACCTCGATACCGTGGCGCCCGCTGCGGGCACGCCGGCGATCACTTACACGGATTCAGGGACGGCAGGAATTTCTGCAGGAGATACATTCGCATTGCTATTTAACGAAGCAACGGATGGCGCCATCGCGCTCGGCGGGCTGACGCTGACCAATTCCCATAATTTTGGAAGCTCTGCAACCGCCGACTGGAATGGTGCTAAAACAATATTGACAGTTACTTTGGGCGGAACCGGTATTTCAATAGCATCGGGAGATGTGATCGGCATCGTAGGCGTAGCCGATACGGCGGGAAACACCGCGAACATCAACTTTACGGTCGCATAA